The window TGGACAAGTGTCTGTTTCTCCATGAGCATGGTATCCGGACTGGAATGATAGTTATAATCAGAACTTCAAGCCTTGACACTACAGAAGCTTGAAGATGCTACCCAAGTTTCTGATTTAATACTTATTTACGATAAACCAATGGGATGAATTCTTGCTTCTTTGTTTCCTTATCCTTAAAGATTATCATATGATAACTTTTTGCATGAACTCTGAATCATATCTTCTTTTGGTCACATTGTATTGTTACACACTTTTACCATGTGATATAATATTCTGTTTTATAAGTAAACACTCAACGATTGTTTAAGCAATATTAGGCATCATCATGTAAAGACTATGTTGGTTGAATAGAATAAAGGGTCCACTGCGATTTAAGATTAAATGATTGATTCAGCTAGTTGGTATAGTTCAACTGTAATCATAGGATCATAGCCATGCCTAACAATATAATGCAAGCAATCTCCCACTGTAAATAATGCCAATACATAATTTGTGTAGGatgacattaaaaataaaaataaaaagatcttACCGCTAAGGAAGCCAGAGAAATGAAGAGATATAAACTTATTGAGTTGGGAAAAGCCATGCTTGCAGATCTAGAATCCAATAGTAAGTCTCTGCAGGAGATGCTGGAAGTTTCCAAGGATGGAGATGGTGTCATTGCCATACTTGCTTTAAAATCCTTATTGGCTGTTTTCAAAAACATCATTCCACGGTGAGAAAGttgcaatttcttgaaaatcATCTTTACTAATTTTTGTGATCACTTTCTTCATTTGGTGCATATATCATAACCTAGGTTTTACTCTCCTTTTTCAATTCCCGCTGCAGCTACCGGATCAGGTTGCCGACCGAGAAGGAACAAGAAATGAAGGTTTCAAAGGCTATTAAAAAAATGCGGTTTTACGAGTCTACACTGTTGTCTGCACTCAAGGTTTGATGTTACCACTTACCCCTTACTTCCTTTTAGCATCCTGCTTCCAGCATGTGTCTGCACTATCAGGAACACATTTCTTATTATAGTGAAAAGACTCCTGCAACCCCTCCCAACTCCGTAGTAGTGTTCTAAAATAATATGTGTTTTATTCTCAAGCATATATTCAGAAGTTGGTTGCCCTACAACAGCAAACTGTTTATAAGCGAGTGGCAGCTAATTGTTTATGTACTTTGCTTGCAGCAGTACCACACTTTAACTTTCGTGAGTGCTTGTTAGCTGCTGTTGTGAGCAATTTAAGCTCCCAAGATGATGTTGTAAGGTAATCTAGTGTTTTATCCTTTTACGTTCATTACAATTCAACAAAATCTTTATGTTCAATAAGTTGATATACTTGATAGTTGATCAGTCTTAAAAGTCTGGTCAGAGTTTTTTTTACTAGTACTTTTGTTTGTAATTGTTTGATGATTTTCTCCTTGATCATATGTCAATTTGCAGAATACTATGTTATTGCAGTGTAACATTATGTGGTGCTCATTCACATCTCAATAGTTGCCATAGAGTTATGACTATGATACATCTTGAATTAATAAGGAGTACCAAAACCTTTTTGTTTTCTAATTTCTCTCTGATTTGTTGAGGTCAAGCATCACCTGCTAATGAATATCACAGTAGTGTTTTCTAAAGATCATGCAAAATGTTGAAGTAATGTTTCTCTTTTGCCCTCTTTACAGTGAGCAATCATTTCACTATTTAGCTTCCTAATTTTGTGCAACACACATTTCTTAATCTCTTGTCTGAAAGCATGTGCCTCTTGTTTTTGGTGCAGAAAATTTTGCTGCTCAACTATAGTAACCTTTCATAAATGCTGGGAAACATGGTGGTGAGGCTACTGTGGAGGCTGTTAAATTGATTGCAGAACTTATAAAAGCTCACAACTGCCTGTTACACCCTGATTCTGTTGAAGTGAGGAATAATTCTGTGATTCTGGGATTTACAGTTTTGCGTAGTGTTAATAATGTGTTGTGGACATTACAATAGAGCTTGAAAAATATCAACAAGTTGAAACATTCCTGATAGGATCGGGAAATAGTTTAGTGGGGGGGTGAAtaaatctttgaaaatatttgttttttaaatttgttttgaaCCGTTGTTAGGCGGTTGAAGTTTTTCTCAAACGGTTAAAAATATGAAACCGCGTAAAAGGTGCGGAAGACGATTCAATATTTCTAATGATATTTTCAACCGGTTAACAAACTAAACAACGTGATATAATACGAAATGTAAAGGCTTGTGAAAAGTAAAGAAACAATgtttttatgaatgttcggagatAAAACTCCTACGTCGCCCCTTCTTCCTCTGTAGGAAtaattccactaaaagactttggttttacaaaACTATTTGCAACAACCTACTCCAGTCAAGACTTATTACACTGCCTGTTTTGGAattcttagtgatcactttataCTTCTGGATTTTAAGAACACTCGATTCACCAGATAccaatattaatcaaataaccaaTAGATTACTGTTGTAAGTAAAGCAATATGATTTGGTAGCACAAAAATGATCTAGAATGATCGGATATCTTTCTGTTGAGTGCGTGCTTGATGAGCGATGAAGTAAATGATCGTTGATTGCGCTCAAACTCTTAGGTATGCAAACTTGAATTAATCACGCTGTGAAAGCTTGATGATTGTCTATCTCGTTGATATCTTGCCTACATGCTTTCATATACCTAGCTCTGCCTATATAAACTGTCATTCCAACGGTCGGAAAAGGATGAGTAACATTAACTTATAACCTTGGAACAATGTGTCACTCACTATCAGCTGCAAATACATTAAATGTTCTTAAGCAATGCATTTAAAGTTCTCTTTGTTGAGCATGACTTTGAATCTCGTTCCTTGAAGAGTTACTTCTGAGTGTTCTTTGATAGCAACTGTTTTCACCATCAGAACCTGTAggataaaagaaatattttttctctgAGATAGTGACAAAAATGCAGATCAATATTGGGACTGGTACAGAACATGGTTGACTTGTAGCAGTGCAAAACCATTTGAATGTTCTAAACCGGTCAGAGAGTATCCTTCATTAAGTGAGCAATAAATAGCTCTTTTAATGACTCGTAATAAATTCTTCGAACAGCCGGTTGGGAAATTtgagcttcttcttcttcagatgGTTGAATGTTACATGGTCTGACATTCAAGCGGTTGAAGACTCGACGGTTTGAGATCCAAGCAGTTGAGCTTGTTCTTTTCTAGCTTCTTCTTCTTTAGCCGGTTGAATGTTAAGCGGTCTGAAATACAAGCGAATTGAAGAGTCGACGGTTGAGCTGGATCTTGTTATACACAAAAGATTGCAGCTGTTTCCTGAAACAG of the Primulina huaijiensis isolate GDHJ02 chromosome 1, ASM1229523v2, whole genome shotgun sequence genome contains:
- the LOC140980960 gene encoding nucleolar complex-associated protein 3-like isoform X2; this translates as MTITKESKTDETESNEGEVTGVLKLTKAEKRGKLKMKEAKKQSKEEVPRSPRAPQAEVLSLQEMLEVSKDGDGVIAILALKSLLAVFKNIIPRYRIRLPTEKEQEMKVSKAIKKMRFYESTLLSALKYHTLTFVSAC
- the LOC140980960 gene encoding uncharacterized protein isoform X6; its protein translation is MTITKESKTDETESNEGEVTGVLKLTKAEKRGKLKMKEAKKQSKEEVPRSPRAPQAEVLSLQEMLEVSKDGDGVIAILALKSLLAVFKNIIPRFYSPFSIPAAATGSGCRPRRNKK
- the LOC140980960 gene encoding uncharacterized protein isoform X4, which codes for MTITKESKTDETESNEGEVTGVLKLTKAEKRGKLKMKEAKKQSKEEVPRSPRAPQAEVLSLQEMLEVSKDGDGVIAILALKSLLAVFKNIIPRYRIRLPTEKEQEMKQYHTLTFVSAC
- the LOC140980960 gene encoding nucleolar complex-associated protein 3-like isoform X1, with protein sequence MTITKESKTDETESNEGEVTGVLKLTKAEKRGKLKMKEAKKQSKEEVPRSPRAPQAEVLSLQEMLEVSKDGDGVIAILALKSLLAVFKNIIPRYRIRLPTEKEQEMKVSKAIKKMRFYESTLLSALKQYHTLTFVSAC
- the LOC140980960 gene encoding nucleolar complex-associated protein 3-like isoform X3, which translates into the protein MTITKESKTDETESNEGEVTGVLKLTKAEKRGKLKMKEAKKQSKEEVPRSPRAPQAEVLSLQEMLEVSKDGDGVIAILALKSLLAVFKNIIPRLPTEKEQEMKVSKAIKKMRFYESTLLSALKQYHTLTFVSAC
- the LOC140980960 gene encoding uncharacterized protein isoform X5, giving the protein MTITKESKTDETESNEGEVTGVLKLTKAEKRGKLKMKEAKKQSKEEVPRSPRAPQAEVLSLQEMLEVSKDGDGVIAILALKSLLAVFKNIIPRYRIRLPTEKEQEMKYHTLTFVSAC